CCGCTCACCCCCACTCAGCGCGACATGGTCGGGCGCATCCAGACCGCCGGGCAGTCGCTGCTGGTCATCATCAACGACATCCTCGACCTGTCCAAGATCGAGGCCGAGCAGTTGCGCCTGGAGCCGCGCCCCTTCGTGCTGGGGGCGCTGCTGGAGCGAATCGACACCATGATGGCGCCGGGCGCCCGGGCCAAGGGGCTCGTCTTGCGGGTCGCGGCGGCGCCGGCGGTGCCGGGTGCCCTGCTGGGCGATGCCCTGCGACTGGAGCAGGTGTTGCTCAACCTGATCGGCAACGCCGTCAAGTTCACCGAGCGGGGGCAGGTGACCCTCGCGGTGCGCCTGCTGCGGACCGAGCCGGCGGCCGTGCGCCTGCGCTTCAGGGTACAGGATACCGGCATCGGCATCGCCGCGGAGGCGCTGGAGCGGCTCTTCACCCCCTTCACCCAGGCCGAGGAGGGCATTACGCGCCGCTTCGGCGGCACCGGGCTCGGCCTGGCCATCAGCAAGCGCCTGGTGGCCCTGATGGGCGGCGAGATCGGCGTCGCGAGCCGGGTGGGCGAGGGCAGCACCTTCTTGTTCGAGTTGTCATTGGCGCGGGCGAGCGCCGCTGACGGGGTCCTGGCCCCGGTCGCGCCGCTCGGGGGGGCGGTGTTGCGGCCCACCGCGCCGCGCCTGGCCGGGGCGCATTTTCTGTTGGTCGACGACAGCGCCATGAACCGGGACCTGGTCGAGCGGGCCTTGGCACTGGAAGGCGCCACCGCCACCCTGGCGGCCGACGGCCAGCAGGCCCTGCAGGTCTTGAGCAGCCGGCCCGGGGTCTTCGACGCGGTGCTGATGGACGTGCGAATGCCGGTCATGGACGGCCTCACCGCCACCCGTCTGATCCGCGCTGAGTTGGGCCTCACGGACCTGCCCGTGATCGCCCTCACCGCCGGCGTCTTGGCCGAAGAGCGGGAGGCCGCCCGCGCGGCCGGCGTCAACGCCTTCCTGCCCAAACCACTGGACCTGGAGCAACTGACGGCCGTGCTGTTGAACTGGGTCAAGCCGAGGTCAGCGGCGCCCGACGCCGATACCGCGGCGGCGCCTGGCGCGCCAATCCCCGCCGCCGCGCCGGTCCGCGGCCAGGACGCGGTCGCGGGACTCCCTGACATCGAGGGCATCGACCGGGCGCGGGCCGGGTACCTGATGCCTGACCGCGACCTGTTTCTCCGGGCGCTGGGGTGGTTCGCCGACGAACATGGGCAGACCGCCGACCGCACGGTCCGTGACCTGGCCCAGGGCGAGCGGGCGAGTGCCGCCCGGCGGATGCACAACCTGCGGGCGGGGGCAGGCCAACTCGGGGCCGCGGACCTCGCGGCCCTGGCCGGGGCACTGGAGGCGGCCATCGACGGGGGCGAGACGGGACTGGAGGGGCGGCTCGCCGCCCTTGGCCGCCAGGTCGCGGACCTGCTGGCGGCCAGCGTGCCCTGGCGGGAGGCCGCCACGCCCGGGACACCGGCGTCGGCCGGAGCGCCGCCGCCCCTGGACGCCGAGCGCCTCGCCGCGCTGCGCGAGGACCTGCGTCGCCGCAACCTGAAGGCCCGGCAGGGCTTCGAGGACCTGCGACCGGCGCTCGCGGGCGCGCTGGGCGAGGCCGGTGCCGAGGCGCTCGGCGGTGCCATCCATGGCCTGCGCTACGCGCAGGCGCTCGCCGCCTTGGATGAGGCCGCGGCGGGCCCCAATCGTGACACCGTGCAGGAGACCAACCCGTGACGGCGACCGCCAGAATCCTGATCGTCGATGATGATCCCGCGGCCATCGAGGTGGTGGCCCATGCGCTGGCGGGGCTCGGGGAACTGTGCTTTGCCACCAGCGGGGCAGAGGCCCTGTCCCTCATGGCGAATGACCCGGCCGACCTGGTCCTGCTCGATGCCAACATGCCGGACCTGGACGGTTTCGCGACCTGCCGGATCCTGCGGCAGGACTATCCGGACCTCCCGGTGATCTTCGTCACGGCCTACGGCGAGGAGGGGCACGAGGTCCAGGCACTCGCGGCCGGGGCCGTCGACTTCATTCACAAGCCCATCAAGCCGCCGGTGGTCCGCGCCCGGGTCGGCGTGCACCTGCAACTGCGCGCCCTGAACGCGGCCTTGCGCGTCCTGAGCGACCGCGACCCCCTGACCGGGATCGCCAACCGTCGCGCCCTGGATGACCGGCTGGACCAGGAGTGGCGGCGGGCCGCGCGGCGGGGGCAGCCGCTCGGCCTGCTGATGATCGATATCGACCACTTCAAGCGCTACAACGACCACTACGGCCACCTCCAAGGCGACGCTTGTCTGCGCCGGGTGGCGCAGGCCCTGGCCGACACGGTCACCCGCGCCGGCGAACTCGCGGCCCGCTACGGGGGTGAGGAGTTCGCGGTGCTGTTGCCCGGCAGTTGCCTGGCGGCGGCCGCCGCGCTGGGCGCCCGGGTCTGCGCCGCGGTCCGCGCCCTGGACCTGCCCCACGCGGGGTCCGACGCGGCGCGCCAGGTCACGGTGAGCATCGGGGTCGCCAGCGGCGTGCCGCGGCCGGTGCCGACCCTTCCAGGCCCCCAGGCGACCAAGGCGCCTGCCGCGGACGGCGCCGCGGGCCTGGAGTGCATCGCGGCCTTGCTCACACGGGCCGACCGGGCGCTCTATGCCGCCAAGGCCGCGGGCAGGGATCGGGTCTGCGTGGACGAGCCCGGGGCGCACTGCTGATCCCGCCGGGCGCTGTCAGCGTAGCGCCCTGACAGGCTTGATCCTCGCCGACAATAGTCTAATATTCAGGGGAAAGGACGAAAACAGGAAATATACGACACACGGGAGGTCGGTGCGATGTTTCTCAAGACCCTGGTGTGGGGGGCGGCGGCGGCGTCGTTGGCCAGCGGTGCCTACTTTGTCGCCCAGGAGATGAGGACCTCCGAGTTGCAGGCGCGCTACTTCTCCGCCATCGTTGACCGGATGCGCTTTCAGGTGGAACCGGGATCCAGCCCGACCATCCGTTATCCGACTGGCGGACCCTACGATCAGCGGCTGGGTTATGCGCAACTGCCGGACTTCTTGCCACGGCTTAAGGCGGAGGGGTTCGCGATTGCCGCGCAGGCGCGCCTCTCGCCGACGCTGCTGCGGGCGATGGATTGGGGTTTCAACGCCGCCTATCCTGAGAAGAGCCAAGCCGGGCTGCGGCTCTACGCTCGCTACCCAGACCGAAAAGTTCCGCCATTCCGGCGGCGGTCGCACCGGCTCCGTGCCGGAAAAATTTCGCCAGATGGGTAGCGCCTCATTGCGGGCCTACCTCGGGGGACCGCAGACCCTGGAGGCGCGGCGCGCCATCGCACTCAACTATCTGAATGCCATGCCGCTCGCCGCCGTGCCCCGTTATGGCGAGGTGCATGGTCTCGGTGACGGTCTGTGGGCCTGGTTCGGGGTCGACTTCGACACCGTCAACGCGCTGCTGACCTCCGGCAGTTTCGGTGCCGACCAAGGCGCCGCCGGGGTCACCGAGCCGCAGGCCCGTGCCTATCGTCAGGTCTTGTGCCTGTTGCTCTCCCAGCGCCGTCCCTCCTGGTATCTGCGCGAGGGACATGCCGACCTGCAAACCCTGGCCGACAGCCATTTACGTCTGTTGGCCGCACGCGGGGTCATCAGTGGGGCATTGCGCGATGCCGCGCTGCGGGTCAGGACCGATCCTGCGGCGTACCCGGTGCCGGTCCTGGCGGCGTTCGCCGACGACGGCAAGACGAGAAGCGTCTGGCGCGCCCGGCTCGCCGCCGCCTTGGGGCTGGATCGGCTCTATGATCTGGATCGGCTCGATCTGACCGCGCGCGCGACGCTCGACCTTCCGACCCAGCGGGCCGTGACCGATGCCTTGCACCAACTGCGGCGGCCCGAGCAGGCGCGCGCGGCCGCCGTGATCGGCGGCCGCCTGCTCAATCCCGCAAGCAGTTTGGAGCCCATCGTCTACAGTCTGATGCTGTTTGAGCGCGGGCCGGCAGGCAACCGGCTGCGCGTTCAGGCTGACAATTACGCCGGACCACTGGCTGATGCGCGATCTGGTCTATTATCACCTCTACAATCCGCAGGGCGTAGCGCACTGGATCGACGAAGGCGATGATGAGATGCGGCAGGCGTATCTGGAGCGCTTTGTCGATAAAGAAGGGCAAACCTATCTGCACCGTTTCTATCAAAAATATCGCGGCAAGAGCGAGGCGCAGTCCTTGGCCTTGCTGACCGACGGCGTGTATCCCCTGCCGCATCGCCTGGCCACTGTCTACCGGTCGGTGTACCCGCGGCGGGACCTTGCCGCCTTCGGCGCTTGGCTGCGTGCCAAGCACCCGGCGTTGTCCGCGTCGG
The DNA window shown above is from Candidatus Thiodictyon syntrophicum and carries:
- a CDS encoding diguanylate cyclase domain-containing protein is translated as MTATARILIVDDDPAAIEVVAHALAGLGELCFATSGAEALSLMANDPADLVLLDANMPDLDGFATCRILRQDYPDLPVIFVTAYGEEGHEVQALAAGAVDFIHKPIKPPVVRARVGVHLQLRALNAALRVLSDRDPLTGIANRRALDDRLDQEWRRAARRGQPLGLLMIDIDHFKRYNDHYGHLQGDACLRRVAQALADTVTRAGELAARYGGEEFAVLLPGSCLAAAAALGARVCAAVRALDLPHAGSDAARQVTVSIGVASGVPRPVPTLPGPQATKAPAADGAAGLECIAALLTRADRALYAAKAAGRDRVCVDEPGAHC